Within the Periplaneta americana isolate PAMFEO1 chromosome 6, P.americana_PAMFEO1_priV1, whole genome shotgun sequence genome, the region gacatgttgaacttgtagatcatattaagacatttcgctaaaatatgtacatttgtagacataataggtttttatttatatttatattattttatttttatttttataggttaaggacatgcagttttgaatattatgtaagataattgtgaaaatttacagttaaaacatagttttgataattagtctacagcacattaaaaacattattcgcgaaatggatttcactatggatcgtccaggataataaacatcccagttaatcgagagtttactgcaggcgtaaacttcggagactcctagaagtactgaatataatctaagctaacatagcttgctatCGAGGTTGAAATTGTAgtcagcaattccttacttgaagtagttatttttgtttaatatatcaCTTTAGatgcgcaatttaattagttgaatttttatgatttaaagcatatattcagaatatttcgggacctgaatgaagacaaaagggtttcctggtttttacatataggaacacaacaaaagtttggcattttgagttatttttaagagtatttaatgcactaatacactacgtaaatcctcaatgtttatacaccggaaaacaaatgcacacgcaaagcgcatccctcaaagtacacgcgcgctatctgttggtgttagttcaggatatccctattcgtGATGAAAGCAAAAttttcacttacttacaaatggcttttaaggaacccggaggttcattgccgccctcacataagcccgccatcggtcctctcctgagcaagattaatccattctctatcatcatatcccacctccctcaaatccattttaatattatcctcccgtctacgtctcggcctccccaaaggtctttttccctccggcctgcctgccaactaacactcaatatgcatttctggattcgcccatacgtgctacatgccctgcccatctcaaacgtctggatttaatgttcctaattatgtcaggtaaagaatacaatgcgtacagttctgcgttgtgcaagtttctccattctcctgtaacttcaccgctattagcaccaaatatttttctaagaaccttattctcaaacacccttaatctctgttcctctctcaaagtgagaatccaagtttcacaaccatacagaacaaccggtaatataactgttttataaataattctaaAATTTTACTTATATACAAAATTTCGTGGATAAACACAAAATTTCACTTACTGGAGACATAAAATTTCGCGGTAACACAATTTTACGTATACACAAAATTTTCGCAAGTTTAAACTTAACGGTATTTTGACCTGCAAGAGCTTGAAACATAAAACTTTTGCTTTTATCGGCCGGAAAGCAAAACGTATTTTGCGAATCCGTGGTTTGAGAAAATTagatatatctatatatttagtATTTTGTCTTGTACTCTAACTTAAGCCTTGCGTATGGGAATGAAATCCTTCAATTTTCTGTTCCcataagccagtgatgtcaactgatgcctatAGGAGCAAGcccgcgctttagagctcaggagagcctgagcgctttacagcggaaaagaaagagacagacgaaagaagtggtatatgccgcttggtcgagctatattcagagatggccagcactgattcaatggataatgggaagagaacttattaaaactgtatccatgttaatttttagatttgtctgaaaactataagtgcattataagaatgtaagttttacttttaatgttcaattttcacaaatttgcttttttattcgaaaggaatattttctcaacttttttacagaaaagtgaaagtttcagaatgtttgtttagtagccttaaaggcactaaaaaaatgttttcgtaaatctaatatatcataaatacgtattactgaagatagtgtgttaaaatgtttaaaaatattcgcatggaaaatgtttgtaaggaaattaattaacaaagcaaatactgttacatcacaaacaaaagatatgtgcctgtgttggtaaaacgtcagctctataccttcagcagatttcgagataatttaatattctgataacagaaagttgcgcaccaatatcacctaaaagcataatgcaataagagttttattatgtaatattagttacagttaaaacatatacataaacaactttgctttgtactataatattgttttgattacttttataaggctaaatataccatcaatatcaatttcaacttatcatgtcatattcagtgtccttctttgggataacactttctttatgaatgatgtgtttaattcacttagtacagtatagttgtagttattacggaatttgtgtgaatattccttctttactctttattatgttattaacgtttaaaatacaactgcaatattaggctaagaaataggtgttactacttttgttttacatacaatatagaaaataacaaacagaaagacataaaatttcacgttccgtttgaagtttgcgcACCACTGttctcttaatccaacaggctgcttattcctcctagcatacctagcgcttaatgcccgcgcacgacgtcaaggtcagaaaaatgcgcttgctttgacatcactgccataagCGAATATACTGAGGAAAAATATCTTTCACCAGCGACTGTTACACGTCACTCCGACTACATCTAAAGCAAATGTTATCGCGGCCACCATACCTTGCTGGAAGTATCTTTTTGGCGGCGGAGGCTGCGGAAGAGTCTGCTGCTGGAACTTCTCAGTCCAGTGTTCCTGATGCTGCGTCCAGGCCTGATACGCCATttcctgctgctgctgttgctgctgctgctggagGCATGCCGACAGATAGTAGTTCTGCTTACTGCTATTGTTGCTTGCAGAGCTGAGGTGTTGGAGGTTCACACTCGCGTCGGTGCCCATGCCAAGATAGCACAAGTCCCCCCGAGGCGGCCACGTGTGGCCCGCAATAGTGACGGCTCACCACCGAAAAGTACACAGATTCGAACACGACCGTCGACTTAGTTCACAATCCGTTGGTCGTAGAATTCAAAAGTCAGATTATTCACAGCAGATATACATGTCAGAGCCATTATACACTTATGTTGAAGTACtagtgttattattgttaatatgccTATGCCACATACGACAGCACATCCTGCACTCATGGATCTCGAACTCTCGATCTTCTTTTTTTGTTTCGTGAGATTTTTAAACAAGATGGCCGCTATTTCTCTTGTATTGAAGACTGCAGAATTTGATACAAGCGATCAAAACCAATGTCCTTTTTATTAGAGAGATTCCAGGCttgtaaaaagaaaatgaaagataaaaaaaCTAACAATTATTTTTCTTAATCACACTACAATATTATCAAAACTGCATAAATACAGTATGAGTACAAACACAATAAGTACGTCTCGCGTTAGGCCCTCCAAAAtacgattaataataattttaaaggcatgttggtccgttaAGTACAATATCAATTAATGAGTGAGTTTTatacagtcaatacttaacaataCATTAAATGTTTATGTTACAACAAGAGATAACATTTATACATAATGACAAACTTTTCGCCAAAtggattggcatcttcaggtcaagtAAAACATGTTAACATAAATGAACACTTGAACTTATCTAGTTAaaaacaatcgttaaaaattaaaatgttatgatAGGGATCAAACAATATGCCATTAAAAACAAGTGGTAAAGTTGAATAATCCAGAAATCATTACGTATATAGGGAACGATGTATTGATAGAAGTATATGTGACGAAGGGAGAAGGCAAGACCTCTTCTAGTATTGCTGGTACAGTTCCAAAAAGAGATGAAAGATGTTAACATGTTTTacttgacctgaagatgccaatccaTTTggcgaaaacattaatttgtcatTATGTATAAATGTTATCTCTTGTTGTAACATAAAGATTTAATTACGATTAATAATGTCATTCTTTTTAagtttaatttctgaaaatacaTTTCATACTTAGATATGTATTGTAAATGATAATTCCGGACATAACAAAAATAaggttttatgttaaaaataaaacaatacaagaaaatgttaattacatttcaTGTCTAATAagcggaaaag harbors:
- the LOC138702197 gene encoding uncharacterized protein; translation: MGTDASVNLQHLSSASNNSSKQNYYLSACLQQQQQQQQQEMAYQAWTQHQEHWTEKFQQQTLPQPPPPKRYFQQELRFVIGTHCCERVILVSVQSAASASATEIKVSRMQLRSRTSAVHKRAAKCTQADGDVFKNVL